A genomic stretch from Malus domestica chromosome 15, GDT2T_hap1 includes:
- the LOC139191877 gene encoding uncharacterized protein, translated as MGHFREEGKLLSSTIVNPKERFESTKGIMLRSGKKVGIKPNTSKPSKKEDEQLLIEEDEMDKATTKVESSLLQPSKGPKLSLSGKIVPNSIHSNIIPPHLPFPRRFMQSKKEENEKGILETFRKVQVNISLLDAIKNVLRYAKFLKELCTTRRRISNKEVVTVSENVSAVLQRKLPPKCKDPGSFTIPCVIGNTKFEHAMLNLGASINVMPYSIYASMNLGELKNDGVIIQLADRSNAYPKGVLEDVLVQVNDLVFPVDFSMLEMEDSAHSTPLPILLGRPFMKTAHTKIDVFKWTLTMEFDGEIIDFNISETIRYPKDDHSCFSIDVFDALAQDYLDSLNEDALETTIAQGIGLKNKGADVKHPHNMDREILAMPPSAEIGEMVVALESLPQHLGDKKTLPVIVSSSLTAMEEEKLIRMLNEHKTTIGWTLADIKGISPTTCMHRILLEEGAKPTREAQR; from the exons ATGGGGCATTTTCGAGAAGAAGGAAAACTCCTTAGTTCAACCATTGTGAATCCGAAGGAACGCTTTGAATCCACCAAAGGCATCATGTTGAGAAGCGGAAAAAAGGTGGGAATCAAGCCAAACACGTCCAAACCAAGTAAAAAAGAGGACGAACAGTTGCTAATTGAAGAGGATGAGATGGACAAAGCCACGACAAAGGTGGAATCATCCTTGTTGCAGCCTTCCAAGGGCCCTAAACTATCACTATCGGGTAAGATTGTTCCCAATTCGATCCATTCTAATATAATTCCACCACATCTGCCTTTCcctcgcaggtttatgcaatctaAGAAGGAAGAGAATGAAAAAGGCATCTTAGAGACTTTCAGGAAGGTACAAGTTAATATCTCACTCCTTGATGCAATAAAGAATGTTctgaggtatgctaagtttttaaaagagctttgtacaacaaggagaaggatttcaaacaaagaagtgGTTAcggtaagtgaaaatgtatctgctgttttgcaaagaaaactaccacctaaatgcaaagatccaggtagttttacaattccttgtgttattggaaataCCAAGTTTGAACATGCCATGTTAAATTTAGGTGCTTCCATcaatgtcatgccatactctatttatgcatctatgaacttaggagagctaaaaaatgatggtgttataattcaattagccgatcgttctaatgcatatccaaaaggggttttggaagatgttttggtgcaggttaacgACTTAGTATTTCCAGTGGATTTCTCTATGCTTGAGATGGAAGATTCGGCCCATTCTACACCCTTGCCGATCCTCCTTGgaagacctttcatgaaaacagcccacaccaagatagatgtgttcaaATGGACattaacaatggaatttgatggcgagatcattgattttaatatttctgaaactattaggtatcctaaagatgatcattcttgtttctctattgatgtattTGATGCTTTGGCGCAGGATTACCTTGATTCCTTGAATGAGGATGCCcttgaaacaacaattgcacaaggaattggaCTAAAAAACAAAGGGGCAGATGTCAAGCACCCTCACAACATGGATAGAGAGATCCTTGCCATGCCCCCTAGTGCAGAAATTGGAGAGATGGTTGTtgcccttgagtcattgccACAACATCTTG GAGATAAAAAGACATTAcccgtcattgtctcttcatcactcacggccatGGAGGAGGAGAAATTGATTCGGATGTTGAATGAGCATAAAACAaccattggatggacattggctgacattaagggaattagccctacaacttgcatgcatcgcatacttctagaggagggggctaaaccaactagagaggctcaacgctga